The following coding sequences are from one Macaca mulatta isolate MMU2019108-1 chromosome 7, T2T-MMU8v2.0, whole genome shotgun sequence window:
- the INSYN1 gene encoding inhibitory synaptic factor 1 isoform X3 yields the protein MNGGTPIPNGPRVETPDSSSEEAFGAGPAVKSQLPQRTPGTRERVRFSDKVLYHALCCDDEEGDGEQEAEEEEVGLPPEPAHTEAHAGLHKPSPAPYKSRRSPLTSRRSGSTLAPEQTRRVTRNSSTQTVSDKSTQTVLPYTATRQKARGKN from the coding sequence ATGAATGGTGGCACGCCCATCCCCAATGGGCCACGAGTGGAGACCCCAGACTCCTCCAGCGAGGAGGCCTTCGGTGCTGGCCCCGCAGTGAAGAGCCAGCTGCCCCAGCGGACCCCAGGGACGCGGGAGAGGGTGCGGTTCAGTGACAAAGTGCTCTACCACGCTCTGTGCTGTGACGATGAGGAGGGGGATGGCGAgcaggaggcggaggaggaggaggtgggcttGCCCCCAGAGCCTGCCCATACAGAGGCCCACGCAGGCCTCCACAAGCCCTCCCCAGCCCCCTACAAGTCACGGCGCTCTCCACTGACCAGCCGCCGCTCAGGCTCTACCTTGGCCCCTGAACAGACTCGAAGGGTCACGAGGAACAGCAGCACCCAGACAGTGTCAGACAAGAGCACACAGACGGTGCTGCCTTACACAGCCACTAGACAGAAAGCCAGGGGGAAAAActag
- the INSYN1 gene encoding inhibitory synaptic factor 1 isoform X1 produces the protein MNIRGAPDLGQPSDDPSSGGERERIRQRMKMVIGQLEGILRELKEVAKELREVVSQIDKLTSDFDFELEPDDWTTATVSSTSSSDKAGVGGPFDLGHLDFMTADILSDSWEFCSFLDVSTPSDSVDGPESTRPGAGPDYRLMNGGTPIPNGPRVETPDSSSEEAFGAGPAVKSQLPQRTPGTRERVRFSDKVLYHALCCDDEEGDGEQEAEEEEVGLPPEPAHTEAHAGLHKPSPAPYKSRRSPLTSRRSGSTLAPEQTRRVTRNSSTQTVSDKSTQTVLPYTATRQKARGKN, from the exons ATGAACATTCGGGGCGCCCCGGACCTCGGGCAGCCCAGTGACGACCCCAGCAGTGGTGGTGAGCGGGAGCGGATTCGACAGCGCATGAAGATGGTCATCGGGCAGCTTGAGGGCATCCTTCGCGAGCTCAAGGAGGTGGCCAAGGAGCTGAGGGAG GTGGTGAGCCAGATCGATAAGCTAACTTCGGACTTCGACTTTGAACTGGAGCCGGACGACTGGACCACAGCCACTGTGAGCAGCACCTCTAGCAGTGACAAGGCGGGCGTGGGCGGCCCCTTTGACCTGGGCCACCTGGACTTCATGACAGCCGATATCCTCTCAGACAGCTGGGAGTTCTGCTCCTTCCTGGACGTCTCTACCCCCTCGGACTCCGTGGACGGTCCTGAGTCGACTCGGCCAGGGGCTGGCCCTGACTACCGCCTCATGAATGGTGGCACGCCCATCCCCAATGGGCCACGAGTGGAGACCCCAGACTCCTCCAGCGAGGAGGCCTTCGGTGCTGGCCCCGCAGTGAAGAGCCAGCTGCCCCAGCGGACCCCAGGGACGCGGGAGAGGGTGCGGTTCAGTGACAAAGTGCTCTACCACGCTCTGTGCTGTGACGATGAGGAGGGGGATGGCGAgcaggaggcggaggaggaggaggtgggcttGCCCCCAGAGCCTGCCCATACAGAGGCCCACGCAGGCCTCCACAAGCCCTCCCCAGCCCCCTACAAGTCACGGCGCTCTCCACTGACCAGCCGCCGCTCAGGCTCTACCTTGGCCCCTGAACAGACTCGAAGGGTCACGAGGAACAGCAGCACCCAGACAGTGTCAGACAAGAGCACACAGACGGTGCTGCCTTACACAGCCACTAGACAGAAAGCCAGGGGGAAAAActag
- the INSYN1 gene encoding inhibitory synaptic factor 1 isoform X2, protein MISWVEVVSQIDKLTSDFDFELEPDDWTTATVSSTSSSDKAGVGGPFDLGHLDFMTADILSDSWEFCSFLDVSTPSDSVDGPESTRPGAGPDYRLMNGGTPIPNGPRVETPDSSSEEAFGAGPAVKSQLPQRTPGTRERVRFSDKVLYHALCCDDEEGDGEQEAEEEEVGLPPEPAHTEAHAGLHKPSPAPYKSRRSPLTSRRSGSTLAPEQTRRVTRNSSTQTVSDKSTQTVLPYTATRQKARGKN, encoded by the exons ATGATCTCATGGGTGGAG GTGGTGAGCCAGATCGATAAGCTAACTTCGGACTTCGACTTTGAACTGGAGCCGGACGACTGGACCACAGCCACTGTGAGCAGCACCTCTAGCAGTGACAAGGCGGGCGTGGGCGGCCCCTTTGACCTGGGCCACCTGGACTTCATGACAGCCGATATCCTCTCAGACAGCTGGGAGTTCTGCTCCTTCCTGGACGTCTCTACCCCCTCGGACTCCGTGGACGGTCCTGAGTCGACTCGGCCAGGGGCTGGCCCTGACTACCGCCTCATGAATGGTGGCACGCCCATCCCCAATGGGCCACGAGTGGAGACCCCAGACTCCTCCAGCGAGGAGGCCTTCGGTGCTGGCCCCGCAGTGAAGAGCCAGCTGCCCCAGCGGACCCCAGGGACGCGGGAGAGGGTGCGGTTCAGTGACAAAGTGCTCTACCACGCTCTGTGCTGTGACGATGAGGAGGGGGATGGCGAgcaggaggcggaggaggaggaggtgggcttGCCCCCAGAGCCTGCCCATACAGAGGCCCACGCAGGCCTCCACAAGCCCTCCCCAGCCCCCTACAAGTCACGGCGCTCTCCACTGACCAGCCGCCGCTCAGGCTCTACCTTGGCCCCTGAACAGACTCGAAGGGTCACGAGGAACAGCAGCACCCAGACAGTGTCAGACAAGAGCACACAGACGGTGCTGCCTTACACAGCCACTAGACAGAAAGCCAGGGGGAAAAActag